The following coding sequences are from one Odocoileus virginianus isolate 20LAN1187 ecotype Illinois chromosome 7, Ovbor_1.2, whole genome shotgun sequence window:
- the PCBD1 gene encoding pterin-4-alpha-carbinolamine dehydratase isoform X2 has translation MAGKAHRLSAEERDQLLPNLRAVGWNELEGRDAIFKQFHFKDFNRAFGFMTRVALQAEKLDHHPEWFNVYNKVHITLSTHECAGLSERDINLASFIEQVAVSMT, from the exons ATG GCTGGCAAAGCACACAGGCTGAGTGCGGAGGAGAGGGACCAGCTGCTGCCAAACCTGCGGGCCGTGGGGTGGAACGAGCTGGAAGGCCGGGATGCCATCTTCAAGCAGTTCCATTTCAAAGACTTCAACCGG GCTTTTGGCTTCATGACAAGAGTGGCCCTGCAGGCTGAGAAATTGGACCACCATCCCGAATGGTTTAACGTGTATAACAAG GTCCACATCACCCTGAGCACTCACGAGTGTGCGGGCCTTTCAGAACGGGACATAAACCTGGCCAGCTTCATCGAGCAAGTAGCAGTGTCCATGACATAG
- the PCBD1 gene encoding pterin-4-alpha-carbinolamine dehydratase isoform X1, which translates to MIAGGRLLLGRAPASGRPERGPARRLPRRPASRSGAPLPPAAAACLRVRHGKGAQALPPSGQQAGKAHRLSAEERDQLLPNLRAVGWNELEGRDAIFKQFHFKDFNRAFGFMTRVALQAEKLDHHPEWFNVYNKVHITLSTHECAGLSERDINLASFIEQVAVSMT; encoded by the exons ATGATTGCCGGTGGGCGGCTCCTTCTAGGCCGCGCTCCCGCCTCGGGGCGGCCCGAGCGCGGCCCCGCCCGACGGCTTCCCAGGCGCCCGGCGTCGCGCTCGGGGGCTCCGCtgccacctgctgctgctgcctgcctCCGCGTCCGGCATGGTAAGGGGGCTCAGGCGCTGCCGCCGTCCGGGCAGCAG GCTGGCAAAGCACACAGGCTGAGTGCGGAGGAGAGGGACCAGCTGCTGCCAAACCTGCGGGCCGTGGGGTGGAACGAGCTGGAAGGCCGGGATGCCATCTTCAAGCAGTTCCATTTCAAAGACTTCAACCGG GCTTTTGGCTTCATGACAAGAGTGGCCCTGCAGGCTGAGAAATTGGACCACCATCCCGAATGGTTTAACGTGTATAACAAG GTCCACATCACCCTGAGCACTCACGAGTGTGCGGGCCTTTCAGAACGGGACATAAACCTGGCCAGCTTCATCGAGCAAGTAGCAGTGTCCATGACATAG